A window of the Gossypium hirsutum isolate 1008001.06 chromosome A05, Gossypium_hirsutum_v2.1, whole genome shotgun sequence genome harbors these coding sequences:
- the LOC107960437 gene encoding uncharacterized protein: MESDGIISLFDSCWFEMEIFKKQTSPSTSTVSEPNQNLRVEETSSKPEFTRTPSLHTRSMSDQLSLNSTSFIGSASLSPDSVLHSPKLHKIISGKEMTEEELQDNGSRIQEEPKKETAASNRRSSRRKKGTSKSLSDLEFEELKGFMDLGFVFSEEDNKDSRLVEIIPGLQRLGRKDGEEENKEAAGAEDDDRAEVSRPYLSEAWHVSERRRKENPLMNWRVPALGNEVDVKDSLRWWAHTVASTVK; encoded by the coding sequence ATGGAGTCGGATGGAATTATCAGCCTCTTTGATTCGTGTTGGTTTGAGATGGAAATATTCAAAAAACAGACATCTCCATCAACATCTACGGTTTCGGAACCAAACCAAAATCTCCGAGTTGAAGAAACATCATCGAAACCAGAGTTTACACGCACCCCATCTCTCCATACAAGGTCCATGAGCGACCAGTTGAGCTTAAACAGCACAAGCTTCATAGGTTCAGCTTCGTTGTCGCCCGACTCGGTTCTCCACTCACCAAAGCTGCATAAAATCATCTCGGGCAAAGAAATGACGGAAGAAGAGTTGCAAGATAACGGGAGTAGAATCCAAGAAGAACCCAAAAAGGAGACAGCAGCAAGCAACAGGAGAAGTAGTAGAAGGAAAAAGGGTACAAGCAAGAGCTTGTCAGACTTGGAATTTGAGGAGCTAAAAGGGTTTATGGATCTGGGGTTTGTATTCTCAGAGGAAGATAACAAGGATTCAAGGTTGGTTGAAATAATCCCTGGCTTGCAAAGATTGGGAAGGAAAGATGGTGAAGAAGAGAATAAAGAAGCTGCAGGTGCTGAAGATGATGATAGGGCTGAAGTTTCAAGGCCTTACCTATCAGAAGCATGGCATGTTtcagaaagaagaagaaaggaaaaccCTTTGATGAATTGGAGAGTCCCTGCTTTGGGTAATGAGGTTGACGTCAAAGACAGCCTTAGATGGTGGGCTCATACTGTTGCCTCTACTGTTAAATGA